CATCCGGCGCTTGAGCTCTTCTGCCGGCATCTTGTCACTTACTTGGATCTGTCTCATCTGTACCTCCAGTAAACTGAAACTGGAGATACAATAACCTATATTTGGAATTATGCAAGCGAAATGGTATCAGTAAGTCTGGATCAGCGATCCAGCCATCTTGCCCTTGGCGCATGAAGTGCTTTGGCAGTACCTGAAAAAGACCCACCAAGCCTTTGTCGCCAGGTGGGCCACTTATGCTTCAATCCAAGTTCAATGAAAGAAACGGGGGAGGGGTCAGTCTCCGAAATACTCGGCCACGGTCTCCATCCACTCCGGGATGGGGATGTGGTGGGGACATTTGCTGAGGCATACGCCGCAGTTGACGCATTTATCCGCTCGGGCGGCGGCGGGGATCCAGCCCTGGTATTCCTGTTTGTGGCGTTCTTTTTCGCCGAACATCATCGCTTCGTTGTAGTGCCCGAACACTGAGGGGATGGCCACCCCATGAGGACAGGGCAGGCAGTAGCGGCATGCGGAGCAGGGAATGGCGATGCGGTGGATGTATTCCAGGCGGGCCTGTTTGTAAAGGCCAAGTTCGCGCTCGTCGATCTGGCCGCGCTTGAAGGAGTTGGCCAAGCGGATGTTTTCCTTCAGCTGGTCCAGGTTGCTCATGCCGGAGAGGTTCACCGAAACGGAATCCAGGTTCCAGATCCAATTCAGGGCGCGCTGGACCGGGCTCCAGTCGTGTTTGCTCTTGGCCCAGACGTCTTTCACGGCGTCCGGCACCTGCTGCACCAGTTTTCCGCCGCGCAATGGCTCCATGGCGATGATGCCCATGCCCTTGGCTGCGGCTAGTTTAGAACCGTTCAGGCCGGCCTGGTAATGGGTATCGAGAAAGTTCAGCATGAACTGGCAGAAATCCCAGTCATAGCGCTCGACGATCTGTTTGAAGACAGGATACTTGTCGTGGAAGGAAAAGCCGATGTGGCGGATCCTGCCGTCGGCGCGAGCGCCCTCCAGCCAGTCCAGAACGCCCAGGCGCAGCATTTCTTTCCAGGAACGCTGGTTGAGGGCGTGGAGCAGGTAGTAGTCCACGTGATCGGTCCGCAGCCGTTCGAGCTGTTGGTTCAGGTAGCTGTCCATGTCGGCGCGGGTTTTCACCAGCCAGCAGGGCAGTTTGGTGGCGATGTAAAACCTGGAGCGGTCGTTTTGGGCCACAAATTTGCCCAGCAGGGGTTCGCTGGCGCCGTCGTGATAGCCCCAGGCGGTGTCGAAATAGTTCACACCCTGTTCCAGCGCGTATTGCAGCATGGCGAGGGCCTTTTTTTCATCGATCCTGCCGGCTTTTGTCTGCGGCAGGCGCATCAGGCCGAGGCCCAGGGCCGAGAGCTTGTCTTTGGATTTGGGCATGGTTCTATATCGCATAATGAATTCCTTTGTAAATGCCAAGCTGTTGGCCGGGTGGATCCTGTCAATGGAATTTCGCGCCGCGGCCAAACGTTCGCCCCGCCCGAAACTGACTGCAGACAAGGGATCCGGCCCCGCCAGGCAAAGAATGTCTTGACACAAAGGTGAGCCATAGGTTTTGGCTTTGGGTAAAGAAAAAAATATCCATATATGGAGGAAAAAAGATGTCCGAGAATCTCAAACACGGAACTATCAGCTCAAGCGAGTCCATGGAACTGGAAGAGAAGTACGGAGCGCACAACTACCACCCACTGCCGGTGGTGCTGGCCAAAGGCGAGGGAGTGTTCCTCTGGGATCCCGAAGGAAACCGTTATTACGATTTCCTTTCGGCCTACTCCGCCGTGAACCAGGGACACTGCCATCCCAAGATCATCCAGGCCCTCATCGACCAGGCCAAGGAACTCACTCTCACCTCCCGGGCGTTTTTCAACAACAAGCTGGGTGAATACGAAAAGTATATCACCGAGTATTTCGGCTACGACATGGTGCTGCCGATGAACTCCGGCGCGGAAGGCGTGGAAACGGCCCTCAAGCTGGCCCGCAAATGGGCCTACCAGGCGAAGGGCGTGGAAAAGGACGGCGCGATCATCGTTTTCGCCGAAAACAACTTCCACGGCCGCACCCTGGCGGTGGTTTCAGCCTCCACGGATCCCGACTGCTATGAAGGTTTCGGGCCCTTTATGCCCGGCATCGCCAAGATCCCCTACAATTCCCCGGAAGCCCTGAAAGACTATCTGGAAAAGCACGGCAAGAATGTGGCTGCCTTCATCGTGGAGCCCATCCAGGGCGAAGCTGGCGTCTTCGTTCCGGACGAAGGCTACCTGAAAACCTGCTATGACCTCTGCAAAGAGCACAACGTGCTGTTCATCGCCGACGAGATCCAGACCGGCATAGCCCGCACGGGCAAACTACTGGCCTGCGATTACGAGGACGTCCGCCCGGACATCCTGATCCTCGGCAAGGCCCTGGCTGGCGGCGTGCTGCCGGTTTCAGCCGTTTTGGCCGACCGCGGGATCATGCTCACCATCAAGCCCGGCCAGCACGGCTCCACCTTCGGCGGTTTCCCCCTCGCCTGCGCGGTAGCCAAAGCTTCGCTGGAAGTGGTGAAAGAAGAAAACCTGGCTGCCCGCGCCTTTGAGCTGGGCGAGAAATTCCGGGCCGCCCTGAGGGCCATCAACAACCCGATGATCAAGCTGGTGCGCGGCAAAGGCCTGCTGAACGCGATCGTGGTGGAGCCCAAAAACGGCTACGAGGCCTGGGACGTTTGCCTCAAGCTGAAGGAACGCGGCGTGCTTTGCAAGCCCACCCACCGCCACATCATCCGCCTGGCACCACCCCTGGTGATAACCGAAGAACAGCTGAACGAAGTGGCGAAGATCATTGAAGAAGTCTTCAACGCCATCTGAACTGATACAATTGACATCGAGGGCGGACCACAGCTCCGCCCTCAGGTTTTCATGAACGATCGCCCGGACTTCCGCAGCGGCTTCGTGGCCATCATCGGCAAGCCGAATACCGGCAAATCGACCCTGATGAACCGGATTCTGGGTGAAAAGCTTTCCATCACCTCGCCCAAGCCCCAAACCACGCGTTACGCCATCAAGGGCATCCTCAACCGCCCCGACTGCCAGATCATCTTCATCGACACCCCCGGCTACCTCAAACCCCGCTACGAGCTGCAGGAGCGCATGCAGAGGATCTGGAGCGACGCTTTCAAAGACGTGGATCTGGTGCTGTTCATGAGCGACGTGCAGAGGTTTCCCACCCAATACGACACCGAGGTGCTGGAACACCTCAAACACGTGCGCACGCCTCAGATAGCCGTGTTCAACAAGCTGGACCTCGATCCCGGAGTGAACCGCGATTTCTTTTTGAACCAGTTGCCGGATTCCTTCACGGCTACGCTGTTCATCTCCGCAGCCACCGGCGAAGGCATTCCCGAACTGCTGGACAAGCTGATGTTCCACATCCCCTATCACGAGCCCTACTATCAGGAGGACCAGCTTTCCGACCTGCCTCTGCGCTTTTTCGCCCAGGAAGTGGTGCGCGAAGCGATCTTCCACAATTTCGCCCAGGAAATTCCCTACGCCGCGGCTGTGCTGATCGAGAAATACACGGAGGAAGCGGACAGGGTGGTGATCGACGCGGTGATCTGGCTGGAGCGGCAGAGCCAGAAGCCCATCATCATCGGCATAAGGGGCGAGAACCTGGCCAGGATCCGCAAACACGCCGAAACACAGCTTTCCGCCTGGCTGGAAACGGAAGTGCAGGTGCATCTCTGGGTGAAGATCAAGCCGGGTTGGCGAAAAAAATCAACAGCTTTGAAGGAATTGGGCTTCGATTGAGGGTTCCGGCCCCGAAATTCTATTGACACATTTCCACCCGCGCCAAATGTAGGTTCCCAAGCGAATCAGGCTTTGTTTTTTGTTTTTCCAAACTTATGCAACGCGTGGAGAATATGCACTCAAACAGAGAAGAGAAAGCCACTCTGGTAGTGGACATCGGAAACACGAACATCACCTGCGGGATCTACCAAAGCGACCAAATGACCTGGTTTGCCAGGTTCCACAGCTCCCACAGCCGCACCGCCGACGAGTATTACTCGCTGCTGAAACCGCTGCTGAGCGGCCTCAGCGGGGAGTCCATCAGCTCGATCGCCATGGCCAGCGTGGTTCCGGAACTCACCCGCATCTGGCAGCATCTCTTCCAGAAATATCTGCAGGCCGGGGTCTGGGAACTCACCGCCCTCAGCGTGCCCGGGCTTAGCTACAAGGTGCCGGATCCTTCCTTCATCGGCGCTGACCTGATCGCCAACGCCTACGGGGCCTGGCGCAAATACGGAACTTCATGCCTCATCCTCGACTTGGGCACCGCCACCAAGGTGCAGCTGGTTTCCGCGGAGGGATGTTTTGAAGGCACCGCCATCGCTCCTGGGCTGAAAACCGGGGCCGACCAGCTGTTTGAAAAAGCCGCCCTGCTTTCCCCGATCGAGCTCACCGCGCCTGCCGTGCTGCTGGGCACCAACACCCGCGACGCCCTCCTTTCCGGGATCGTGCAGGGCCACGCCTTCATGCTGGAAAACTACGTCCGCCAGGTGAAACTCCACTACTTCGACCACAAGGACATGCGTGTGATCCTCACCGGCGGGATCGCCGACCTGGTGAAGCCCCTTGTCCCCGCTGCGGACATCGTGGACAAATCCCTCACCCTGGACGGTATCCACCTGGCCTGCAAAGACAGCCGCTGAACCACCCGCGCATGAGAAAATCCCTCCTTCTGGCCCTTTTGCTGTCCGCGCTGACAGCGCTTTTTGCCAGTCCGGAGTTCTAC
This is a stretch of genomic DNA from Candidatus Cloacimonadota bacterium. It encodes these proteins:
- a CDS encoding aldo/keto reductase encodes the protein MRYRTMPKSKDKLSALGLGLMRLPQTKAGRIDEKKALAMLQYALEQGVNYFDTAWGYHDGASEPLLGKFVAQNDRSRFYIATKLPCWLVKTRADMDSYLNQQLERLRTDHVDYYLLHALNQRSWKEMLRLGVLDWLEGARADGRIRHIGFSFHDKYPVFKQIVERYDWDFCQFMLNFLDTHYQAGLNGSKLAAAKGMGIIAMEPLRGGKLVQQVPDAVKDVWAKSKHDWSPVQRALNWIWNLDSVSVNLSGMSNLDQLKENIRLANSFKRGQIDERELGLYKQARLEYIHRIAIPCSACRYCLPCPHGVAIPSVFGHYNEAMMFGEKERHKQEYQGWIPAAARADKCVNCGVCLSKCPHHIPIPEWMETVAEYFGD
- the era gene encoding GTPase Era; the protein is MNDRPDFRSGFVAIIGKPNTGKSTLMNRILGEKLSITSPKPQTTRYAIKGILNRPDCQIIFIDTPGYLKPRYELQERMQRIWSDAFKDVDLVLFMSDVQRFPTQYDTEVLEHLKHVRTPQIAVFNKLDLDPGVNRDFFLNQLPDSFTATLFISAATGEGIPELLDKLMFHIPYHEPYYQEDQLSDLPLRFFAQEVVREAIFHNFAQEIPYAAAVLIEKYTEEADRVVIDAVIWLERQSQKPIIIGIRGENLARIRKHAETQLSAWLETEVQVHLWVKIKPGWRKKSTALKELGFD
- the rocD gene encoding ornithine--oxo-acid transaminase produces the protein MELEEKYGAHNYHPLPVVLAKGEGVFLWDPEGNRYYDFLSAYSAVNQGHCHPKIIQALIDQAKELTLTSRAFFNNKLGEYEKYITEYFGYDMVLPMNSGAEGVETALKLARKWAYQAKGVEKDGAIIVFAENNFHGRTLAVVSASTDPDCYEGFGPFMPGIAKIPYNSPEALKDYLEKHGKNVAAFIVEPIQGEAGVFVPDEGYLKTCYDLCKEHNVLFIADEIQTGIARTGKLLACDYEDVRPDILILGKALAGGVLPVSAVLADRGIMLTIKPGQHGSTFGGFPLACAVAKASLEVVKEENLAARAFELGEKFRAALRAINNPMIKLVRGKGLLNAIVVEPKNGYEAWDVCLKLKERGVLCKPTHRHIIRLAPPLVITEEQLNEVAKIIEEVFNAI
- a CDS encoding type III pantothenate kinase, whose translation is MHSNREEKATLVVDIGNTNITCGIYQSDQMTWFARFHSSHSRTADEYYSLLKPLLSGLSGESISSIAMASVVPELTRIWQHLFQKYLQAGVWELTALSVPGLSYKVPDPSFIGADLIANAYGAWRKYGTSCLILDLGTATKVQLVSAEGCFEGTAIAPGLKTGADQLFEKAALLSPIELTAPAVLLGTNTRDALLSGIVQGHAFMLENYVRQVKLHYFDHKDMRVILTGGIADLVKPLVPAADIVDKSLTLDGIHLACKDSR